In Lacrimispora indolis DSM 755, a genomic segment contains:
- a CDS encoding amino acid ABC transporter permease, which translates to MSKIFDWKLVFTEIPALLKYLPVTLQLTAIALLIGWVAGLLIAIVKIHNIPVLRQLCTVFVSVVRGTPIIVQLYLTYFGIPIALKYYNFYNGTSYNVNAIPPIIFAIVALGLNQSAFDSETIRAAIQSVEKGQVEAAKALGMTGVQIFRRVLFPQAVTVALPSLGNSLISLVKGTSLAFTCSVVEITAQGKILAGNSYRYFEVYCSLAIIYWGLTIIIERLFVYIEKKMSVPETVAAEASGGNPISPGKTGRSGKKSMSRLRERRSKYERY; encoded by the coding sequence ATGAGCAAAATATTTGACTGGAAGCTGGTGTTTACGGAAATTCCTGCATTGCTGAAATACTTGCCTGTAACGCTGCAGCTGACGGCAATTGCCCTTCTCATCGGTTGGGTGGCAGGGCTTTTGATCGCCATAGTAAAAATCCACAATATCCCGGTCCTGCGGCAATTATGTACCGTATTTGTTTCGGTCGTACGGGGAACCCCGATTATTGTCCAGCTGTATCTTACGTACTTTGGAATTCCTATCGCTTTAAAATATTATAACTTTTACAATGGAACTTCCTATAACGTAAATGCAATACCGCCAATTATTTTTGCAATTGTGGCTTTGGGACTTAATCAATCTGCCTTTGATTCAGAAACCATACGGGCTGCCATACAATCCGTGGAAAAAGGGCAGGTTGAGGCGGCCAAAGCTCTTGGAATGACAGGGGTTCAAATATTCCGCAGAGTATTGTTCCCCCAGGCAGTGACAGTGGCTCTTCCCTCCCTGGGGAACTCCCTCATCAGTCTGGTAAAAGGAACTTCTCTTGCATTTACCTGCTCAGTGGTTGAAATAACGGCTCAGGGCAAGATCCTTGCCGGAAACAGCTACCGGTATTTTGAAGTTTACTGCTCTTTGGCCATCATTTACTGGGGACTGACGATCATAATTGAACGGCTGTTTGTATATATCGAGAAAAAGATGAGTGTACCGGAAACGGTTGCAGCAGAAGCGTCCGGCGGGAATCCCATTTCACCGGGTAAAACAGGGCGTTCCGGCAAAAAAAGCATGAGCAGGCTCAGGGAAAGGAGGAGTAAGTATGAACGTTATTGA
- a CDS encoding amino acid ABC transporter ATP-binding protein: MNVIEIKGLSKKFGDNVVLDNVDLVIREGDVVAIIGPSGTGKSTLLRSINFLEKPEKGTIKINGQEIDLTTKSAREKLELRKSTEMVFQQFNLFKNRTALENVMEGLMIVKKLKKSEAKSIAEKHLQKVGMGDRLSHYPRHLSGGQQQRVAIARALAMDPKLLLMDEPTSALDPELVSEVLVTIKKAAQEGNTILLVTHEMNFVKNVANRIIFLENGKIVADGTPKEIFDKPNNQRLKEFLVKIHMLESADYTI, from the coding sequence ATGAACGTTATTGAAATAAAAGGATTGAGTAAGAAATTCGGTGATAACGTGGTACTGGATAACGTTGATCTGGTCATCCGCGAAGGGGATGTAGTTGCCATCATCGGGCCCTCAGGAACCGGGAAATCAACCCTCCTCCGTTCCATTAACTTCCTTGAAAAGCCAGAGAAGGGGACCATAAAAATAAACGGTCAGGAAATTGATCTTACCACAAAATCAGCCAGAGAAAAGCTGGAATTGAGAAAGAGTACGGAAATGGTATTCCAGCAGTTTAATCTTTTTAAGAACCGGACCGCCCTGGAAAATGTCATGGAAGGGCTGATGATCGTAAAAAAGCTGAAGAAAAGCGAGGCCAAATCCATTGCGGAAAAGCATTTGCAGAAAGTGGGAATGGGAGACCGTTTATCCCATTATCCCAGGCATTTATCCGGAGGTCAGCAGCAAAGGGTGGCCATTGCAAGGGCACTTGCTATGGATCCCAAGCTGCTTCTCATGGATGAACCCACCTCGGCCCTGGACCCGGAGCTGGTAAGCGAAGTGCTGGTGACCATAAAAAAGGCGGCCCAGGAAGGCAATACCATTCTCCTTGTCACCCATGAAATGAATTTTGTGAAGAACGTGGCCAATCGGATCATCTTCCTGGAAAATGGAAAAATCGTGGCCGACGGGACTCCCAAAGAGATTTTTGATAAACCAAATAACCAACGGCTAAAGGAGTTTTTAGTAAAGATTCACATGCTGGAAAGCGCTGATTATACGATTTAA
- a CDS encoding GNAT family N-acetyltransferase, whose amino-acid sequence MNDVTYKLTKEEINWKEVSDVLRRSGLSDRSPMEQEIIFTNSYAVVFVYDRERIVGVGRALSDGICQAAIYNIALDEEYQGHGIGRKLIQLLLDQVRGQNVILYTHPRTVALYEKMGFRRSKTAMCLFHGSEESLNWIDKEGFLLPETYRFVDEYGREDMKR is encoded by the coding sequence ATGAATGATGTTACATACAAGCTGACAAAGGAAGAAATTAACTGGAAGGAAGTTTCTGACGTGCTGCGGCGTTCCGGATTGTCAGACCGTTCCCCAATGGAGCAGGAAATCATCTTCACAAACAGTTATGCTGTGGTGTTCGTTTACGACAGGGAAAGGATCGTGGGTGTTGGGAGAGCCTTATCCGATGGGATATGCCAGGCGGCCATTTATAACATCGCTCTTGACGAGGAATATCAGGGGCATGGAATCGGCAGAAAGCTCATCCAGTTGCTCCTGGATCAGGTCAGAGGCCAGAACGTGATCCTTTATACCCATCCCAGAACTGTGGCCTTGTACGAAAAAATGGGATTCCGAAGGAGTAAGACGGCCATGTGTTTGTTTCATGGGTCTGAAGAATCCCTTAACTGGATCGATAAGGAAGGATTCCTGCTTCCGGAAACGTATCGCTTTGTTGATGAATACGGCAGAGAGGATATGAAGCGTTAA
- a CDS encoding glutathione S-transferase family protein, with protein sequence MSKKYITDEIEADGKFKRQKNRFTTAFGTEEGQLPVEAGRYRLLWSPACPWAHRSVIVRSLLGLQDAVSLGTLDPIRPDVGRTDWAFTLDEQGEDPVLKIKYLSEAYQKADPDYQGRFTVPAVVDLATGKVVNNDYFNLTRYWEVEWKKYHRQGAPDLYPKELREEIDELNEILFHEINNGVYKAGFARSQEAYEEAYNLVFHRLDWLEERLGRSRYLFGDKITESDIRLYVTLARFDAAYYNGFLLNRSLISDFPNLWGYARDLYSQPGFGDTTDFEAIKTHYHLCAVSGNPYYLVPKGPDLSIWKIPHGRGRINYE encoded by the coding sequence ATGTCAAAAAAATATATTACTGATGAGATCGAAGCAGATGGGAAATTTAAACGGCAGAAAAACCGGTTTACAACCGCCTTTGGAACAGAAGAAGGGCAGCTGCCTGTAGAAGCAGGCAGATACCGTTTGCTCTGGTCCCCTGCCTGCCCATGGGCCCACCGTTCTGTTATTGTCAGGAGTCTGCTAGGACTCCAGGATGCGGTCAGCCTGGGAACTCTGGATCCCATAAGGCCTGATGTGGGGCGGACAGACTGGGCGTTTACCCTGGATGAACAGGGAGAAGATCCGGTATTAAAGATCAAATATTTAAGCGAGGCATACCAAAAGGCAGATCCGGATTATCAGGGCAGGTTTACCGTGCCCGCCGTCGTTGACCTGGCAACAGGAAAAGTGGTGAACAACGATTATTTTAACCTGACTAGGTACTGGGAAGTGGAATGGAAGAAATACCACAGGCAGGGAGCGCCGGATCTGTATCCAAAAGAGCTGAGAGAAGAAATCGATGAATTAAATGAGATCCTGTTTCATGAGATCAACAACGGGGTTTACAAGGCAGGATTTGCCAGAAGCCAGGAGGCCTATGAAGAGGCATATAACCTGGTCTTTCACCGTCTGGACTGGCTGGAGGAGCGGTTGGGCCGCAGCCGTTATCTGTTTGGAGACAAGATCACGGAATCTGATATCAGGCTATATGTGACCCTGGCCCGGTTTGATGCGGCCTATTACAACGGCTTTCTGCTGAACAGAAGTCTTATTTCCGATTTCCCCAATCTTTGGGGATATGCCAGAGATTTATATTCACAGCCGGGATTTGGGGATACCACAGATTTTGAGGCTATTAAGACCCATTATCATTTGTGTGCGGTTTCCGGAAACCCCTATTATCTGGTACCCAAGGGTCCAGACCTTTCCATTTGGAAAATACCTCATGGAAGAGGCAGGATCAATTATGAATAA
- a CDS encoding GNAT family N-acetyltransferase, translating into MKAVRVKEHWQLAGVHYVRTETMVKGFRIPLHKEFDEGDSEESLYVLVLDDIYPVAACRIHVSDNEETAKIERVSVLSEYRKKGVGRLLIEEAENWIRESGVKKICITSRDEAVGFYEALGYKADYNRQTDTGIFKIIYTEKILKE; encoded by the coding sequence ATGAAGGCAGTAAGGGTAAAAGAACACTGGCAGCTTGCAGGCGTTCATTATGTAAGAACAGAAACAATGGTAAAAGGATTCCGGATTCCGCTGCATAAGGAATTTGATGAAGGGGATTCGGAAGAATCTCTCTATGTGCTGGTGCTTGATGACATTTATCCTGTAGCAGCCTGCCGGATCCATGTTTCTGACAATGAAGAAACGGCTAAAATTGAGCGGGTCAGCGTCCTTTCAGAATACCGGAAAAAGGGCGTGGGGCGGCTGCTGATTGAAGAGGCAGAAAACTGGATCAGGGAATCCGGTGTTAAAAAAATCTGTATCACCAGCCGGGATGAGGCAGTAGGCTTTTACGAAGCCCTGGGCTACAAAGCAGATTATAACAGGCAGACGGATACCGGGATTTTTAAGATCATCTACACGGAAAAAATATTAAAGGAATAG
- a CDS encoding glutathione S-transferase C-terminal domain-containing protein translates to MADLSSGQKVRPKEIEKEIDERGAFIRQPNRFTTPFGDGEQDLKAEKGRYRLFWAKGCHWSNRASIVRELLGLSDAIGINLVGHSKENSAYGWEFVYNEDRKDPVLGAQYLSEFYYNADPDYEGRCTVPALVDVTAKQVVNNDYHRLTNYFETAFRPFQNPDAPDLYPEELRKEIDDYNDWLFPNVNNGTYRMMFAQSIEAYEEAFEDFYNALDSIEERLSKNRFLFGDYVTDSDVRLFVTLARFDTHYYRNLGPIKHRVVDYENIWGYCRDLYEIPAFRNNTYFRDIAAPQSENKSFFQDFNSRFVNQIDYEGIWSAPQNRKELSKTPEEKFKRYDDVKK, encoded by the coding sequence ATGGCAGATTTAAGCAGCGGGCAAAAGGTACGCCCAAAGGAAATAGAAAAGGAAATCGACGAAAGAGGTGCATTTATCCGCCAGCCTAACCGGTTTACAACTCCTTTTGGAGATGGAGAACAGGATCTAAAGGCAGAAAAGGGCAGGTACCGGTTGTTTTGGGCAAAAGGCTGCCATTGGTCCAACCGGGCCTCCATTGTGCGGGAGCTGCTGGGCCTTTCAGATGCCATCGGCATTAATTTAGTGGGCCACAGCAAAGAAAATAGTGCATATGGCTGGGAATTCGTGTATAATGAGGACAGAAAGGACCCGGTCCTTGGCGCTCAGTACTTAAGCGAGTTTTATTATAATGCGGATCCGGATTATGAAGGACGCTGCACGGTTCCGGCCCTTGTGGATGTTACTGCGAAGCAGGTGGTCAACAATGATTACCACAGGCTGACCAATTACTTTGAAACAGCCTTCCGTCCCTTCCAGAATCCCGATGCCCCGGACTTATATCCTGAGGAGCTTAGAAAAGAGATCGACGATTACAACGACTGGCTTTTTCCTAATGTGAACAACGGGACCTACCGGATGATGTTTGCCCAGTCCATAGAAGCCTATGAAGAAGCGTTTGAAGACTTTTATAACGCTCTGGATTCTATCGAAGAACGCCTGTCTAAAAACCGTTTTTTATTTGGGGATTACGTGACGGACAGCGATGTAAGGCTTTTTGTGACCCTGGCAAGGTTTGACACCCATTATTACCGGAACTTAGGCCCCATTAAGCACAGAGTGGTTGATTACGAAAACATCTGGGGATATTGCAGGGATTTGTATGAAATTCCTGCATTCAGAAACAATACTTACTTCCGGGATATTGCGGCGCCCCAGTCGGAAAACAAGTCCTTTTTCCAGGATTTTAATTCCCGTTTTGTGAACCAGATCGATTATGAGGGCATCTGGTCGGCTCCACAGAACCGGAAGGAATTAAGCAAAACGCCGGAAGAAAAGTTTAAAAGATATGATGATGTAAAAAAATAA
- a CDS encoding M20/M25/M40 family metallo-hydrolase, translating into MIHRSRLVSQFKKMVEFDSETYQEREIADYLTGELKQLGFEVWEDDAGYRLKEKLPEYGTAAPTGNLYGFLKGTSNSSPILLSAHMDTVKPGIGKRAVEDEQGMITSEGDTVLGADDLSGIAAILEAVRVIRENNLSHPDIEVLFPVAEENYGKGSQLIDYSKIKSKQAYVFDLSGEIGLAATAAPTLLSFKLEVKGKTAHAGFCPQLGINAIEIAAHAISQLKQGWVDEDTTVNIGKISGGKQTNIVSDECVVLGEIRSLKDHKAMEEWNTLKETFERTAVSYGGSLEIVFEKQIEAYEIGDGEEVVERFKRVCRSLGLKGTTQYTLGGSDNNHFVRNGIRGIVVACGMNEVHTPKEFTTAEELEKSALLALGLIRDEN; encoded by the coding sequence ATGATTCATAGAAGCAGGCTTGTAAGCCAATTTAAAAAAATGGTGGAATTTGATTCCGAAACTTATCAGGAGCGGGAAATCGCAGATTATTTGACAGGTGAATTAAAACAGCTTGGATTTGAAGTGTGGGAGGATGATGCCGGTTACCGGCTGAAAGAAAAGCTGCCGGAATATGGAACAGCAGCTCCCACGGGAAATCTTTACGGCTTTTTAAAGGGAACCTCAAATTCATCCCCCATATTGCTGTCAGCCCATATGGATACGGTAAAGCCTGGAATCGGCAAGAGAGCGGTGGAAGATGAACAGGGAATGATCACATCGGAAGGGGATACGGTTCTCGGTGCCGATGACCTTTCCGGGATCGCAGCCATACTTGAGGCTGTCCGGGTGATCCGGGAAAATAACCTTTCCCACCCGGATATTGAAGTCCTGTTCCCTGTGGCGGAAGAGAACTACGGAAAAGGGAGCCAGCTCATTGATTATTCAAAAATAAAGTCAAAGCAGGCCTATGTATTTGATCTAAGCGGGGAGATCGGCCTGGCAGCAACAGCAGCGCCTACCCTTCTTTCCTTTAAACTTGAGGTAAAGGGCAAAACTGCACACGCAGGCTTCTGCCCCCAGCTGGGGATCAATGCCATTGAGATCGCAGCCCATGCAATTTCCCAGTTAAAACAGGGATGGGTGGATGAAGATACCACCGTAAACATTGGAAAAATAAGCGGTGGAAAGCAGACCAACATTGTTTCCGACGAATGTGTTGTTTTGGGCGAGATCCGAAGCTTAAAGGATCATAAGGCTATGGAAGAATGGAATACACTGAAGGAAACCTTTGAACGTACGGCTGTCTCATATGGAGGAAGCTTAGAAATCGTCTTTGAAAAGCAGATCGAAGCCTATGAAATAGGGGACGGCGAAGAGGTGGTGGAACGGTTTAAACGGGTGTGCCGGTCCCTTGGCTTAAAAGGCACCACCCAGTATACCCTGGGCGGCAGCGATAACAACCATTTTGTCCGCAATGGGATCCGGGGGATCGTGGTTGCCTGCGGAATGAACGAAGTCCATACGCCAAAAGAATTTACAACAGCAGAAGAACTTGAGAAAAGTGCTCTTCTGGCCCTTGGTCTCATAAGGGATGAAAATTAA
- a CDS encoding acylneuraminate cytidylyltransferase family protein has translation MYKDKTFLAIIPARSGSKGIIDKNIREINHKPLMAYTVEACKRSKIFDDILVSTDSVKYAKIAERFGASVPFLRPEKLASDQASSIDVILHVLEEMERHGKTFDCFMLLQPTSPLRNETHMIESAHILAENHADSVISICKSEPTSYLTIRLTDEGMVKVPFSDKKQVRRQDIRPEYRLNGAIYLSLTSYFMKHKSFYEGRTLPYFMNAFDSVDIDDDFQFKIAELLLLDKELSNPAKKPSLNFHPL, from the coding sequence ATGTATAAAGACAAGACTTTTTTAGCAATCATACCTGCCCGCAGCGGCTCAAAGGGAATCATAGACAAAAATATCAGAGAAATAAACCACAAGCCTCTTATGGCATATACGGTGGAAGCCTGTAAGCGCTCCAAGATCTTCGACGATATTCTGGTGTCCACAGACTCAGTTAAATACGCAAAGATCGCAGAGCGCTTCGGAGCCAGTGTGCCGTTTCTTCGCCCTGAAAAGCTGGCATCTGACCAGGCTTCCTCCATTGACGTCATACTTCATGTACTGGAGGAGATGGAACGTCATGGAAAAACCTTTGACTGCTTCATGCTCTTACAGCCGACCTCTCCTCTCAGAAACGAAACCCATATGATAGAAAGCGCTCATATCCTGGCAGAGAATCATGCCGATTCCGTCATCAGCATCTGTAAGTCAGAACCCACCTCCTACTTAACCATACGGCTTACGGATGAAGGAATGGTAAAAGTCCCGTTCTCAGATAAAAAACAGGTGAGAAGACAGGATATTCGGCCCGAATACCGATTAAACGGGGCCATCTACCTGTCTCTGACCAGTTATTTTATGAAGCATAAAAGCTTTTATGAGGGCAGGACTCTGCCCTATTTCATGAATGCCTTTGATTCCGTTGACATTGACGATGATTTTCAGTTTAAAATAGCGGAATTGCTTCTGCTTGATAAAGAGTTATCAAATCCTGCCAAAAAACCTTCCCTTAATTTTCATCCCTTATGA
- the neuC gene encoding UDP-N-acetylglucosamine 2-epimerase, protein MIRLCVVTGNRAEYGLLKPVMDRALQDPEFMLQVIATGSHLDTRYGNGCEDIENSGIKVDEKIEMNLASDTSSGICKSMGLEMISLSEAYQRLKPDMVVLLGDRYETFMAASAAVICKIPIAHIHGGEITKGAFDDCMRHAITKMSNLHFTSTKEYRRRVIQMGEAPDRVYWVGALGIENMKTINLLTRRELEEALNIPLTPPMALVTFHPATLSQKNASAQFQPLTEALLHFPDLFTVFTRSNSDTGGNRINEMIDVYVREHPKKSAVFPSLGVRRYLSLMNCAQAVIGNSSSGIMEAPFLKVPSVNIGSRQDGRIKPASVISCGSSAREITAAIQKALDFNLRQEEVPNPYESRDTSRQIIGVIKQEFHKGIHLEKNFYDVEWRM, encoded by the coding sequence ATGATCAGATTATGCGTTGTGACCGGAAACCGGGCAGAGTACGGCCTGTTAAAGCCGGTGATGGACCGGGCCCTTCAGGACCCGGAATTTATGCTGCAGGTGATTGCCACCGGAAGCCATCTGGATACCAGATATGGGAATGGCTGTGAGGATATAGAAAACAGCGGCATAAAAGTCGATGAGAAAATAGAGATGAACCTGGCCTCAGACACCTCCTCTGGAATCTGCAAATCCATGGGCCTGGAAATGATCAGCTTATCCGAAGCCTATCAGCGGTTAAAACCGGATATGGTGGTTCTGCTTGGCGACCGGTATGAAACCTTTATGGCAGCAAGCGCCGCTGTCATCTGCAAAATCCCTATCGCCCACATACACGGCGGGGAAATAACAAAGGGCGCATTCGACGATTGTATGAGGCACGCCATTACTAAGATGAGCAACCTTCATTTTACCAGCACAAAGGAATACAGGAGACGGGTCATTCAGATGGGAGAAGCCCCGGATAGAGTCTATTGGGTGGGAGCCCTTGGGATCGAAAACATGAAAACCATAAATCTGCTGACCAGGCGGGAATTAGAGGAAGCATTAAATATCCCACTGACCCCGCCAATGGCTCTTGTGACCTTTCATCCCGCCACTTTAAGCCAGAAAAACGCTTCTGCACAGTTTCAGCCATTGACAGAGGCCCTTCTTCACTTTCCGGATTTATTTACAGTCTTTACAAGGAGCAATTCCGACACAGGCGGAAACCGGATCAACGAAATGATCGACGTTTATGTAAGGGAACATCCCAAAAAATCGGCGGTATTCCCTTCCCTTGGGGTACGGCGCTACTTAAGCCTGATGAACTGTGCTCAGGCCGTGATTGGAAATTCCTCCAGCGGGATCATGGAGGCGCCTTTTCTCAAGGTGCCCTCCGTTAACATTGGAAGCAGACAGGATGGAAGGATAAAGCCAGCCTCTGTCATAAGCTGCGGTTCTTCTGCAAGGGAGATCACGGCAGCCATCCAAAAAGCCCTGGACTTTAACCTGCGCCAGGAGGAGGTTCCAAACCCTTACGAGAGCCGGGATACCAGCAGGCAGATAATTGGTGTGATAAAACAGGAGTTTCATAAGGGAATTCATCTGGAAAAGAATTTTTATGATGTGGAGTGGAGGATGTAA
- the neuB gene encoding N-acetylneuraminate synthase, whose product MSKVMIIAEAGVNHNGDITIAKQLIDAASITGADAIKFQTFKTNLLVVPDARKADYQIENTGHAMSQYEMLKSLELSWQAFEELVQYCAFRQITFLSSPFDEESLLFLDRLGVEPIKIPSGEITNYGYLKKIASLKRKVILSTGMSTEDEVGEALEILESSGKEIILLHCSSAYPTMMLDVNLNAMDTLKRRFHKQVGYSDHTPGIEVAIAAAALGACVIEKHMTLDKTMPGPDHKASLEPDEFKHMVDSVRNIELALGDGVKRPTEAELRNRDHVRKYLVASREIRQGEAFTLNNLCAKRCGYGISPMKIHSLLGKTAQRNYEKDERIDQ is encoded by the coding sequence ATGAGTAAAGTCATGATAATTGCCGAAGCAGGGGTAAACCACAACGGCGATATAACGATTGCCAAACAATTGATCGACGCCGCAAGCATCACTGGAGCCGACGCCATCAAATTCCAGACCTTTAAGACAAATCTCCTTGTGGTCCCTGATGCCAGGAAAGCGGACTACCAGATAGAAAATACCGGCCATGCCATGTCCCAATATGAAATGTTAAAGAGCCTGGAATTATCCTGGCAGGCCTTTGAAGAACTGGTCCAGTACTGTGCCTTCCGGCAAATAACATTCCTTTCCTCTCCTTTTGATGAGGAAAGCCTCCTTTTCCTTGACCGGCTTGGGGTTGAGCCCATAAAGATCCCCTCAGGGGAGATCACAAACTATGGGTATTTAAAAAAAATTGCTTCCTTAAAAAGGAAGGTTATTCTGTCAACGGGAATGTCCACTGAGGACGAGGTGGGGGAAGCACTGGAGATCTTAGAAAGCAGCGGAAAGGAAATTATCCTGCTCCATTGTTCCAGCGCTTATCCAACCATGATGTTGGATGTGAACTTAAACGCCATGGACACCTTAAAGCGCAGATTTCATAAGCAGGTGGGATATTCCGACCATACGCCAGGAATCGAAGTGGCTATCGCCGCTGCTGCCCTTGGCGCCTGTGTCATTGAAAAGCATATGACCCTGGATAAAACCATGCCCGGTCCGGATCACAAGGCCAGTCTGGAGCCGGATGAATTCAAGCACATGGTGGACAGCGTCAGAAACATTGAGCTGGCCCTTGGGGATGGAGTGAAAAGGCCCACAGAGGCGGAACTAAGAAACAGAGATCATGTGAGAAAATATCTGGTGGCTTCCAGGGAGATCAGACAGGGGGAAGCCTTTACCTTAAATAACTTATGCGCCAAACGCTGCGGCTATGGAATCTCTCCCATGAAAATCCACAGCCTGTTAGGGAAAACAGCACAAAGAAACTATGAAAAGGACGAAAGGATCGACCAATGA
- a CDS encoding acetyltransferase — MKKELILIGGGGHGESIIDTIRGLETYSIAGILDPGKKAGTDVLGIKVIGSDQDLTYFFNMGIRNAVIAVGSMGNPGPRQKLYQLCRNIGYELPNIIDKSAILSETIKMGEGNFIGKGVLINTGVTIGNGTIINTGAILEHGCRIEDFVHIAPGCVLCGNVQVKANTHIGAHSTLLQGVSIGNGTMIGAGSLVLKNISSKKLAYGSPAKEVASHE; from the coding sequence ATGAAAAAAGAATTGATTCTGATCGGCGGAGGCGGCCATGGGGAAAGCATCATAGACACCATCCGGGGATTGGAAACTTACAGCATCGCCGGCATCCTGGATCCAGGAAAAAAAGCGGGAACAGATGTACTGGGCATAAAGGTAATCGGAAGCGACCAGGATTTAACCTATTTTTTTAATATGGGGATCAGGAATGCGGTGATTGCCGTAGGAAGCATGGGAAACCCCGGCCCAAGACAGAAGTTATACCAATTATGCCGGAATATCGGCTATGAACTTCCCAATATCATCGACAAAAGCGCCATCCTCTCCGAAACTATTAAAATGGGAGAAGGAAATTTCATTGGAAAGGGAGTCCTCATCAATACCGGCGTTACCATCGGAAACGGAACCATTATCAATACAGGCGCCATCCTGGAACATGGCTGCAGGATCGAGGACTTTGTCCACATTGCTCCTGGATGTGTCTTATGCGGAAATGTCCAGGTTAAGGCCAATACCCATATTGGAGCCCATTCCACCCTCCTCCAGGGTGTGAGCATTGGTAACGGCACCATGATCGGAGCAGGCAGTCTGGTCCTGAAAAATATATCATCTAAAAAGCTGGCCTATGGGAGTCCGGCAAAGGAGGTAGCTTCCCATGAGTAA
- a CDS encoding nucleotidyltransferase family protein — protein sequence MEVHKFIIAPDRSIRDAIKQLDQTARKLLVVEEDHKLAGVLTDGDIRRWILKNKDISMPVRLIMNTAPVVIKKDKSHLALEIMREKQIEGLPLVNDNNQVTDILFWNELSGHDPGRSQQTQTPVVIMAGGKGSRLYPYTKVIPKPLIPIGDIPIVERIMDQMMEYGFHEFYLTINYKKEMIKAYFNDDRRYHLHLIEEEKPLGTAGSLNLAKKDIKGSFLVSNCDILVDVNYTKLLMYHKTHKNKITVVTAMKSYEIPYGVITLGENGSIDALKEKPRYELLVSTGLYVLEEEILKYIPDNQYFDMTDLIRRCLKNGEQVGAYPVMDSAWLDMGEFSEMKKMAERMKL from the coding sequence ATGGAAGTTCATAAATTTATCATTGCTCCGGACCGTTCCATTCGGGATGCAATTAAACAATTGGACCAGACGGCAAGAAAACTCCTTGTTGTTGAAGAGGATCATAAGCTGGCCGGTGTTCTCACCGATGGGGATATCAGGCGGTGGATATTAAAGAATAAAGACATTTCCATGCCAGTGCGCCTGATCATGAACACCGCTCCTGTTGTTATAAAAAAGGATAAAAGCCATCTGGCCCTGGAAATCATGAGAGAAAAACAAATTGAGGGGCTGCCCCTGGTAAATGACAATAACCAGGTCACTGATATCCTGTTCTGGAATGAGCTGAGCGGTCATGATCCGGGCCGTTCCCAACAGACCCAGACGCCGGTAGTCATCATGGCCGGAGGCAAGGGTTCCCGGTTATATCCATATACAAAGGTCATTCCAAAACCCCTGATTCCCATAGGCGATATCCCCATCGTAGAAAGAATCATGGATCAGATGATGGAGTACGGGTTTCATGAATTCTATCTCACCATAAATTATAAGAAAGAGATGATAAAAGCTTATTTTAACGATGACCGCCGTTATCATCTGCACCTGATCGAAGAAGAGAAACCCCTGGGAACAGCCGGTTCCTTAAACCTGGCAAAAAAGGATATAAAGGGGAGCTTTCTGGTAAGCAACTGCGACATTTTAGTGGATGTCAATTACACCAAGCTTCTCATGTACCACAAGACCCATAAAAATAAGATCACCGTTGTCACGGCCATGAAAAGCTATGAGATTCCTTACGGAGTGATCACCCTGGGAGAAAACGGAAGCATTGATGCCTTAAAGGAAAAACCCAGATATGAGCTGCTGGTGAGCACCGGACTTTACGTATTGGAGGAAGAAATACTAAAATACATTCCTGATAACCAGTATTTTGATATGACGGACTTAATCCGCAGGTGCTTAAAAAACGGCGAGCAGGTAGGCGCCTATCCTGTTATGGACAGCGCCTGGCTGGATATGGGGGAATTCAGTGAAATGAAAAAAATGGCTGAAAGAATGAAATTATGA